A single genomic interval of Alistipes provencensis harbors:
- the trpS gene encoding tryptophan--tRNA ligase, with amino-acid sequence MAKIILTGDRPTGRLHLGHFVGSLRRRVELQNSGEFDKIFIMIADAQALTDNADNPEKVRQNIIEVALDYLSVGLDPAQSTLFIQSQVPELCELAFYYMNLVTVQRLQRNPTVKAEIALRGFAEGAAEGDTTQRQGIPVGFFTYPISQASDITAFKATTVPVGEDQEPMIEQTREIVHKFNSVYGQTLVEPEILLPDNAACMRLPGTDGKAKMSKSLNNCIYLSDTADEVKKKVMGMYTDPDHLRVEDPGKVEGNTVFTYLDAFSRPEHFAKYLPEYASLDELKAHYRRGGLGDVKVKRLLIAILNEMLDPIRERRHYYEARIGEVYDILREGSEKARAAAAETLAEVRAAMKINYFDDKELIAGQSEHFAQNQ; translated from the coding sequence ATGGCAAAAATCATCCTCACAGGCGACCGTCCCACGGGTCGTCTCCACTTGGGTCACTTCGTAGGTTCGCTGCGCCGCCGCGTCGAATTGCAGAACTCGGGGGAATTCGACAAGATATTCATCATGATCGCCGATGCACAGGCGCTCACCGACAACGCCGACAATCCGGAAAAGGTGCGCCAGAACATCATCGAGGTCGCGCTGGACTACCTTTCGGTAGGTCTCGACCCCGCGCAGTCGACGCTCTTCATCCAGTCGCAGGTCCCCGAACTGTGCGAGCTGGCGTTCTACTACATGAACCTCGTCACCGTGCAGCGTCTCCAGCGCAACCCGACCGTGAAGGCCGAGATCGCCCTGCGCGGATTCGCCGAGGGGGCTGCCGAGGGCGACACCACGCAGCGTCAGGGCATCCCCGTCGGGTTCTTCACCTACCCCATCTCGCAGGCGTCGGACATCACGGCCTTCAAGGCCACGACCGTACCCGTGGGTGAGGATCAGGAGCCGATGATCGAGCAGACGCGCGAGATCGTCCACAAGTTCAACTCGGTCTACGGCCAGACGCTCGTCGAACCCGAAATCCTGCTGCCCGACAACGCCGCCTGCATGCGCCTGCCGGGAACCGACGGCAAAGCCAAGATGTCCAAGTCGCTCAACAACTGCATCTACCTTTCGGACACGGCCGACGAGGTGAAAAAGAAGGTGATGGGCATGTACACCGACCCCGACCACCTGCGCGTGGAGGACCCGGGCAAAGTCGAGGGCAACACGGTCTTCACCTACCTCGACGCCTTCAGCCGCCCCGAACACTTTGCGAAATACCTGCCCGAATACGCTTCGCTCGATGAATTGAAAGCGCACTACCGCCGCGGCGGACTGGGCGACGTGAAGGTGAAACGGCTGCTGATCGCCATCCTCAACGAGATGCTCGACCCGATCCGCGAACGCCGCCACTACTACGAGGCCCGCATCGGCGAGGTGTACGACATCCTGCGCGAAGGCTCGGAGAAGGCCCGCGCCGCGGCTGCCGAGACCCTCGCAGAGGTCCGCGCCGCCATGAAAATCAACTATTTCGACGACAAGGAACTGATCGCCGGACAGTCCGAGCATTTCGCTCAGAACCAGTAG
- a CDS encoding hydrogen peroxide-inducible genes activator, with protein MTIIQLEYLLAVANCGSFSLAAEHCFVTQPSLSMQVKSLEEELGVVLLDRSKKPVIPTEAGEVVLEQARETIKAYNYIREAVAELKGETAGKLRLGVIPTIAPYLLHKFIPAFVRDYPKVELEISEMITSDIVEALKRDRIDAALVASGTCGEGILEQELFNDRFYAYVSPENPLYERQNIRIEDIDLKDLVILSPGNCMRDQIIELCQARRNMPSRYSFESGSLDTLMRIVDCTACLTIVPEMALEYIPADRRDRLKTLSKGATSRKIAVAVRRTYVKNSIIRALTETILANVPGAKA; from the coding sequence ATGACGATAATCCAACTTGAGTATCTGTTGGCCGTGGCCAACTGCGGCAGTTTCTCGCTGGCCGCCGAACATTGTTTTGTGACGCAACCCTCCCTGAGCATGCAGGTTAAGTCGCTCGAGGAGGAGTTGGGCGTGGTGCTGCTTGACCGTTCGAAAAAGCCCGTCATCCCCACCGAGGCGGGCGAGGTGGTGCTGGAGCAGGCGCGCGAGACGATCAAGGCCTACAACTACATCCGCGAGGCTGTCGCGGAGCTGAAAGGGGAGACGGCGGGCAAACTGCGGCTGGGGGTCATCCCGACCATCGCGCCCTATTTGCTGCACAAGTTCATCCCCGCTTTCGTGCGCGACTACCCGAAGGTGGAGCTGGAGATTTCCGAGATGATTACGTCGGACATTGTCGAGGCGCTCAAGCGCGACCGCATCGACGCGGCGCTGGTGGCCAGCGGCACCTGCGGGGAGGGCATCCTCGAACAGGAGCTCTTCAACGACCGCTTTTACGCTTATGTGTCGCCTGAAAACCCGCTCTACGAACGGCAGAACATCCGCATCGAGGACATCGACCTGAAAGACCTCGTGATTCTGAGCCCCGGCAACTGTATGCGCGACCAGATCATCGAGCTGTGTCAGGCGCGCCGCAACATGCCCTCGCGCTACTCGTTCGAATCGGGGTCGCTCGACACGCTGATGCGTATCGTCGACTGCACGGCCTGCCTGACGATCGTCCCTGAAATGGCTCTCGAATACATCCCCGCAGATCGCCGCGACCGTCTGAAAACCCTCTCCAAAGGGGCCACGTCGCGTAAAATAGCCGTCGCCGTGCGCCGCACCTACGTCAAGAACTCGATCATCCGGGCCCTGACCGAAACCATTCTGGCCAATGTCCCGGGTGCGAAAGCATAG
- the rsfS gene encoding ribosome silencing factor, with the protein MDKLIETIVSAIEDKKGKNIVSLDLSGFDGAICSHFIVCNADSTTQVCAIAAEVEEQVFQKLGEKVWRIEGQQNGVWVAMDYVDVVVHIFQTELRSFYKLEELWADAPMVKYEYEE; encoded by the coding sequence ATGGATAAACTGATCGAAACGATCGTCAGCGCGATTGAAGATAAAAAGGGTAAGAATATTGTATCGTTGGACCTCTCGGGATTCGACGGGGCGATCTGTTCGCATTTCATCGTCTGCAACGCAGACTCCACGACGCAGGTGTGCGCCATTGCCGCCGAGGTCGAGGAGCAGGTGTTCCAAAAGTTGGGCGAAAAGGTCTGGCGCATCGAAGGCCAGCAGAACGGCGTGTGGGTGGCCATGGACTATGTGGATGTCGTGGTCCACATCTTCCAGACCGAACTGCGCAGCTTCTACAAGCTCGAGGAGCTGTGGGCCGACGCGCCGATGGTGAAGTACGAATACGAAGAGTAG
- the ftsH gene encoding ATP-dependent zinc metalloprotease FtsH: MAQKRKNNNKMNMNMPRPSMLWIYGLIGAFIIGWYVFGDVNDTPLPSDWTTVQQMVEKGDVEKIQVVNRDQAQVFLKKDAAEKYRSDSVDKRFRRLPETGVQLIFTIGSVDSFREDLKAAEETSGQVVPVIYENKANDWTSILLNLLPWVVIIGAWFFVMRSMSRGAGAGGGGGIMNVGKAKAQVFDKDNAKRVTFKDVAGLEEAKVEIMEIVDFLKKADKYKELGAKIPKGALLVGPPGTGKTLLAKAVAGEANVPFLSISGSDFVEMFVGVGASRVRDLFEQAKQKAPCIVFIDEIDAIGRARGKNAGFSGNDERENTLNQLLTEMDGFQTNTGVIVLAATNRADILDKALMRAGRFDRQIEVGLPDVKEREEIFNVHLRPLKLDPQLDRSFLARQTPGFSGADIANVCNEAALIAARHNKKFISKEDFLAAIDRIVGGLERKNKIITDEEKRVIAFHEAGHATVSWILENASPLIKVTIIPRGKALGAAWYLPEERQITTREQMMDELAATLGGRVSEQLTFGQVSTGALNDLERVTKQAYAMVAYYGMSENVGTLSYYDSTGQSDMAFTKPYSEQTAQQIDSEAKRVIEQAYKMAEQVLREHADGLKELAELLLSREVVFTEDVERIFGKRKKDIERERREAEAKAKAEGGKPAGEEPGSGKQAAAVADPSAKPDKSETAEPAPVAPAVASPETK; this comes from the coding sequence ATGGCACAGAAACGAAAGAACAACAATAAAATGAACATGAACATGCCGCGGCCTTCGATGCTGTGGATCTACGGGCTGATCGGCGCGTTCATCATCGGCTGGTACGTCTTCGGCGACGTCAACGACACGCCCCTGCCCAGCGACTGGACCACCGTCCAGCAGATGGTCGAGAAGGGCGACGTGGAGAAGATTCAGGTCGTCAACCGGGATCAGGCGCAGGTCTTCCTGAAGAAGGATGCCGCCGAGAAATACCGCAGCGACTCGGTGGACAAGCGGTTCCGCCGCCTGCCCGAAACGGGCGTGCAACTGATCTTCACCATCGGGTCGGTCGATTCGTTCCGCGAGGACCTGAAGGCCGCCGAGGAGACCTCGGGACAGGTCGTTCCGGTGATCTATGAGAACAAGGCCAACGACTGGACCTCGATCCTGCTCAACCTGCTTCCGTGGGTGGTCATCATCGGGGCATGGTTCTTCGTCATGCGCTCCATGTCGCGCGGTGCCGGCGCCGGAGGCGGCGGGGGCATCATGAACGTGGGCAAGGCCAAGGCGCAGGTATTCGACAAGGACAACGCCAAGCGCGTGACTTTCAAGGATGTGGCAGGTCTGGAGGAGGCCAAGGTCGAGATCATGGAGATCGTCGACTTCCTCAAGAAGGCCGACAAATACAAGGAACTGGGCGCCAAAATCCCCAAGGGCGCACTGCTGGTAGGCCCTCCGGGAACCGGCAAGACCCTGCTGGCCAAGGCCGTTGCGGGCGAAGCCAATGTGCCGTTCCTTTCGATTTCGGGTTCGGATTTCGTGGAGATGTTCGTCGGCGTGGGTGCCTCGCGTGTGAGAGACCTCTTCGAGCAGGCCAAGCAGAAGGCCCCGTGCATCGTCTTCATCGACGAGATCGACGCCATCGGCCGCGCCCGCGGCAAGAACGCCGGGTTCTCGGGCAACGACGAGCGCGAAAATACGCTGAACCAGTTGCTGACGGAGATGGACGGCTTCCAGACCAACACGGGCGTGATCGTCCTTGCGGCCACGAACCGCGCCGACATCCTCGACAAGGCGCTGATGCGCGCCGGGCGTTTCGACCGCCAGATCGAGGTGGGGCTGCCCGACGTGAAGGAGCGCGAGGAGATTTTCAACGTCCACCTGCGTCCGCTGAAGCTCGATCCGCAGTTGGACCGTTCGTTCCTTGCGCGCCAGACCCCCGGTTTCTCGGGTGCCGACATCGCCAACGTCTGCAACGAGGCCGCGCTGATCGCCGCCCGTCACAACAAGAAATTCATCTCGAAAGAGGACTTCCTCGCCGCCATCGACCGCATCGTGGGCGGCTTGGAGCGCAAGAATAAGATCATCACCGACGAGGAGAAGCGCGTGATCGCCTTCCACGAGGCCGGGCACGCCACGGTGAGCTGGATTCTGGAGAACGCCAGCCCGCTCATCAAGGTGACGATCATCCCGCGCGGCAAGGCGCTGGGCGCCGCATGGTATCTGCCCGAGGAGCGCCAGATCACCACGCGCGAACAGATGATGGACGAACTGGCCGCCACGCTCGGCGGCCGCGTGTCGGAGCAGTTGACCTTCGGGCAGGTTTCGACGGGCGCCCTGAACGATCTGGAGCGCGTCACCAAGCAGGCTTACGCCATGGTGGCTTACTACGGCATGAGCGAGAACGTCGGAACGCTCTCCTACTACGACTCCACGGGGCAGAGCGACATGGCATTCACCAAGCCCTATTCGGAGCAGACGGCCCAGCAGATCGACTCCGAGGCCAAGCGGGTGATCGAGCAGGCCTACAAGATGGCCGAGCAGGTGCTGCGCGAGCATGCCGACGGCCTGAAGGAGCTGGCCGAGTTGCTGCTCTCCCGCGAGGTGGTCTTCACGGAGGATGTCGAGCGCATCTTCGGCAAGCGCAAGAAGGACATCGAGCGCGAACGCAGGGAGGCCGAGGCGAAAGCCAAGGCCGAGGGCGGCAAACCCGCCGGGGAGGAACCCGGGAGCGGGAAGCAGGCCGCCGCGGTCGCCGATCCTTCGGCCAAACCCGATAAGTCCGAAACGGCCGAACCGGCTCCCGTAGCCCCGGCCGTCGCCTCACCCGAAACCAAATAA
- a CDS encoding phosphatidate cytidylyltransferase, with protein MKNLWVRTLSGVILAAVVLGAVIWSQWSFGLLLAALLAVGMSEFYTLAEKQGSKPQRVVGLVTGLVLFALNFAFISDDIEILGSARQTFACGLAFLLLLLPAMFICELYRRHGNPAANIGTTLMGVVYVAMPLSVMCYIPMIGGDSWNPWVMLFYIFIIWGNDVFAYLVGMSIGRHRLFERLSPKKSWEGFFGGIVGAVAMGLVAARVLDGGYAAWAGLALVAAVSGVLGDLVESLFKRAADVKDSGSLIPGHGGVLDRFDAMLLSAPFVFVYMLFVM; from the coding sequence ATGAAAAACCTCTGGGTGCGCACGCTGAGCGGGGTTATCCTCGCCGCGGTGGTGCTCGGGGCCGTTATCTGGTCGCAGTGGAGTTTCGGCCTGCTGCTGGCGGCGTTGCTCGCGGTCGGCATGTCGGAGTTTTACACGCTGGCCGAAAAGCAGGGCAGCAAGCCCCAGCGGGTCGTGGGACTGGTCACCGGACTGGTGCTTTTCGCACTCAACTTCGCCTTTATTTCGGACGATATCGAGATACTCGGAAGCGCCCGGCAGACATTTGCCTGCGGACTGGCTTTCCTGCTTCTGCTGCTGCCCGCGATGTTCATCTGCGAACTCTACCGCCGGCACGGGAATCCCGCCGCCAACATCGGCACGACCCTTATGGGCGTGGTCTATGTGGCGATGCCCCTCTCGGTGATGTGCTATATCCCGATGATTGGAGGCGATAGCTGGAACCCTTGGGTGATGCTCTTCTACATCTTCATCATCTGGGGCAACGACGTCTTCGCCTATCTGGTGGGTATGTCCATCGGCCGTCACCGGCTGTTCGAGCGCCTTTCGCCCAAAAAGTCGTGGGAGGGATTCTTCGGCGGCATCGTCGGGGCCGTCGCTATGGGGCTCGTCGCAGCCCGGGTGCTGGACGGCGGCTATGCGGCATGGGCCGGACTGGCGCTGGTCGCGGCGGTTTCGGGCGTGCTGGGCGATCTGGTGGAGTCGCTGTTCAAGCGCGCCGCGGACGTGAAGGATTCCGGGTCGCTGATCCCCGGCCATGGCGGAGTGCTGGACCGCTTCGACGCCATGCTGCTGTCGGCGCCCTTCGTCTTCGTCTATATGCTTTTTGTGATGTAA
- a CDS encoding phosphatidylserine decarboxylase family protein — MRINKEGYKIIGISGVVCVLLWWLFYHMLVHDANVSLLWFSAVVLLLFWFFIVAFFREPRRVRIHDADLVFAPCDGRVVVTEVVSENEYLKEEMLQISIFMSITNVHMNWVPVGGEVEYFKYHPGRFLVAWHPKSSTENERTTTVVRMPSGQKVLFRQIAGLIARRIISYMTVGHQVEQNSVCGFIKFGSRVDVLVPKDSELLVEIGDPTVGSQTPIARLRKNLENA; from the coding sequence ATGAGAATCAATAAGGAAGGATATAAGATCATCGGCATTTCGGGAGTTGTCTGCGTACTCCTGTGGTGGCTGTTCTATCACATGCTGGTCCATGACGCGAATGTCTCGCTGCTGTGGTTCAGCGCCGTCGTGCTGCTGCTGTTCTGGTTCTTCATCGTGGCGTTCTTCCGCGAACCCCGCCGGGTGCGCATCCACGACGCCGATCTGGTCTTCGCTCCCTGCGACGGCCGCGTGGTCGTGACGGAGGTCGTCTCCGAGAACGAGTATCTCAAGGAGGAGATGCTGCAGATTTCGATCTTCATGTCCATCACCAACGTCCACATGAACTGGGTTCCCGTGGGCGGCGAGGTGGAGTATTTCAAATACCATCCGGGGCGTTTTCTGGTGGCTTGGCACCCCAAATCCTCGACCGAGAACGAACGCACGACGACTGTGGTGCGGATGCCCTCGGGGCAGAAGGTGCTCTTCCGCCAGATCGCGGGGCTGATCGCCCGGCGCATCATCTCGTACATGACCGTCGGTCATCAGGTCGAGCAGAACAGCGTCTGCGGATTCATCAAGTTCGGCTCGCGTGTCGACGTGCTCGTCCCCAAGGACAGCGAACTGCTGGTGGAGATCGGCGATCCCACGGTGGGTTCGCAGACCCCGATCGCCCGGCTGCGCAAGAACCTCGAAAACGCATAG
- a CDS encoding AI-2E family transporter, which produces MKATPQTFLRFIAGAAIAAVVLFLVWYFSSIVVYILVSAVLAVMGRPLVKRLAGLHVKGWRVPRWLAALVTLVVIWAVAATLCSLFVPLVFNKINQFAHVDFAAVVGSIGEPIARMQHDLQTLFSLPESTFSLSDELTLALKQIIDINSLNTIFSSVINLVLSSVIAIFSISFITFFFLKEEGLFYAMVTAVFPEHYHDNITRALDSVTVLLARYFTGILSESLLLTIAVSLVMMAFGMKAADAAFIGLIMGVMNVVPYAGPLIGGIVSVFVGIVSPIEGMSVGHTAFIIIGSLLILKGMDDFILQPTLYSARVKAHPLEIFIVILIAGSLAGILGMLLAIPSYTVLRVFAKEFFSQFRLVRKLTEKI; this is translated from the coding sequence ATGAAGGCGACGCCCCAGACTTTCCTGCGGTTCATCGCGGGCGCGGCGATCGCTGCGGTCGTGCTCTTTCTGGTCTGGTATTTCTCGTCGATCGTCGTCTACATCCTCGTTTCGGCCGTGCTGGCCGTCATGGGTCGCCCGCTGGTCAAGCGTCTCGCGGGGCTGCATGTCAAAGGGTGGCGGGTGCCGCGCTGGCTGGCCGCACTGGTGACCCTCGTGGTGATCTGGGCCGTGGCGGCCACGCTCTGCTCGCTGTTCGTGCCGCTGGTCTTCAACAAGATAAACCAATTCGCGCATGTCGATTTCGCCGCGGTCGTGGGGAGCATCGGCGAACCCATCGCCCGGATGCAGCACGACCTGCAAACGCTCTTTTCCCTGCCCGAAAGCACCTTCTCGCTCTCGGACGAGCTGACGCTGGCGCTCAAACAAATTATCGACATCAATTCGCTCAATACGATCTTCTCGTCGGTCATCAACCTCGTGCTTTCGTCGGTGATCGCCATCTTCTCCATCTCGTTCATCACGTTCTTCTTCCTCAAGGAAGAGGGGCTGTTCTATGCGATGGTCACGGCGGTCTTCCCGGAACACTACCACGACAATATCACCCGGGCGCTGGATTCGGTGACGGTGCTGCTGGCGCGCTATTTCACGGGCATTCTCTCGGAGAGCCTGCTGCTGACGATCGCCGTGTCGCTGGTGATGATGGCCTTCGGGATGAAGGCCGCCGACGCCGCGTTCATCGGTCTCATCATGGGCGTGATGAACGTCGTGCCCTATGCCGGGCCGCTGATCGGCGGCATCGTCTCGGTATTCGTGGGCATCGTCTCGCCGATCGAGGGAATGAGCGTGGGACATACGGCTTTCATCATTATCGGGTCGCTGCTGATTCTGAAGGGCATGGACGATTTCATCCTCCAGCCGACGCTCTATTCGGCGCGCGTGAAGGCCCATCCGCTTGAGATTTTCATCGTGATACTGATCGCCGGGTCGCTGGCCGGGATTCTGGGCATGCTGCTGGCCATTCCGTCCTACACGGTGCTGCGCGTCTTTGCCAAGGAGTTCTTCTCGCAGTTCCGGCTGGTGCGTAAACTGACTGAAAAAATCTGA
- a CDS encoding riboflavin kinase: MERILIEGVVEHGRRLGRELGFPTANLAVPETVTAADGVYRSRAEVGGRTYDAMSNLGSNPSVGGTERRLETHIFDFEGVLYGRLLRVELLEKIRDERKFASIEELRAQIERDKEYILKNR; the protein is encoded by the coding sequence ATGGAACGGATTCTGATCGAAGGCGTAGTGGAGCACGGACGCCGGTTGGGACGTGAGCTGGGTTTTCCGACGGCCAATCTGGCCGTTCCGGAGACGGTCACGGCCGCCGACGGGGTCTACCGTTCGCGGGCCGAGGTCGGGGGACGGACTTACGACGCCATGTCGAATCTGGGGAGCAACCCTTCGGTCGGAGGTACCGAACGGCGTCTGGAGACCCATATTTTCGATTTCGAAGGCGTACTGTACGGCCGACTGCTGCGCGTCGAACTGCTCGAAAAAATCCGCGACGAGCGCAAATTCGCTTCGATCGAGGAGCTTCGGGCGCAGATCGAACGGGACAAGGAATATATTTTAAAAAACAGATAG